The sequence below is a genomic window from Candidatus Binatia bacterium.
GGCAACGTCGCCATGCTGAGCTGGTCAACTTGGCGAAAGAGAGCGCGCCATTTGTCACGAAAGGGCGGAACGGGCCAGTTCTTCTGGCGGAGGCGCGATGAAGCAGGGTTCGAGGGTTCCAGGGTTCCGGAGTTCGAGCCCTTCGAAGCTTCTTCAGCCCTCATACCCTTGAACCCTCGAACCCTTGCACCCTTGACCCCTGTTTATCCTACCGCCCTTTCCACACGGGCGCGCGCTTTTCGTTGAAGGCCTGGATACCCTCTATCGCATCCTGGGTGGAGAACACTTCAGCGGCGTAGACCATCTCCTGGTCCAGGGCCTCCTTGAGCGGCAACCCGAGCCCCCGCACCGCCGCCTCCTTCACCTTGCGCACGGCGACCGGCCCGTTCTTGCAGATCGCCTCCGCGTAGCGAATTGCGGTCGGCATGAGGTCCTTGAGCGGTACAACCTCGTTGACGATGCCATAGTGATACGCCTTCTGCGCACTGATGGCCTCTGCAGTCAGCAAGATCTCCATGGCCCATGCGAACGGCACTTGGCGGGGCAGCTTAGTGGGAGATCCGCCGCCGGGAAACAGCCCGCGGCGTGCCTCCGCTATCGCAAATGTTGCGTCTTCGGCAGCAATGCGAATATCGGTCCCCTGCAGCATTTCCATCCCGCCGGCCACGCAGGCGCCATTGACCGCGGCAATGATCGGCTTGTAAATCTCGACTTCGCGTAGCAACGCCACCAGCGAGGCGTTGACGGGGATATCCTGCCCCAGCGTTTGGGCGCCGCCCGACGCCGACAGCTCCGTGATATTTTCCGTCACGGTCTTGATGAACTCCTTCAGATCCCCGCCGGAGCAGAAGGCCTTGTCTCCCGCGCCGGTGATGATAGCGACCCACAGGTCGGGATCGTCACGGAAATCGAGCCATGCCTTTGCCAGCAAGCCGAAGGCTTCGAAATTGAGCGCATTGCGCCGTTCCGGCCGATTGATGGTGATGCAGGCGATTCGACCCCTCTTTTCGTAAAGAATTACTGGCATACCACCCCTCTCGACGCCGACGGGTAGGACT
It includes:
- a CDS encoding enoyl-CoA hydratase-related protein, which translates into the protein MPVILYEKRGRIACITINRPERRNALNFEAFGLLAKAWLDFRDDPDLWVAIITGAGDKAFCSGGDLKEFIKTVTENITELSASGGAQTLGQDIPVNASLVALLREVEIYKPIIAAVNGACVAGGMEMLQGTDIRIAAEDATFAIAEARRGLFPGGGSPTKLPRQVPFAWAMEILLTAEAISAQKAYHYGIVNEVVPLKDLMPTAIRYAEAICKNGPVAVRKVKEAAVRGLGLPLKEALDQEMVYAAEVFSTQDAIEGIQAFNEKRAPVWKGR